The following are encoded in a window of Anopheles gambiae chromosome X, idAnoGambNW_F1_1, whole genome shotgun sequence genomic DNA:
- the LOC1271735 gene encoding protein scarlet, which produces MTKQSAIKLLNMVANGRKRHSSINEQQLVPLEPPPGSCLSSPTPPPPPPAGSGTGRCYQSSLRSYSKWSPTEQGATLVWRDLCVYATAGPAKGGGCGGGGGPPGCHRPTIKRIINNVSGAVTPGTLIALMGSSGAGKSTLMSALAYRTPPGTVVQGDILVNGQPVGPYMYRLSGFVHQDDLFVGSLTVHEHMYFMAKLRLDRRVGHRAIDQTIRDLLERVGLARCAGTRIGEAGDGKMLSGGEKKRLAFATELLTKPTLLFCDEPTTGLDSYGAQALVSTLQQLARRGTAIICTIHQPSSQLFSMFDQVMLLAEGRVAYAGRPHEALAFFARHGHACPPSYNPAEYLIGALATAPGYEQASQRAAHRLCDLFAVSEAAGQRDVLINLEVHMAESGDYRVTDEVQHLAGRPHWLHTTAWLTYRALLTVVRDPTVQYLRLLQKIAIALMAGLCFTGAIEPTQLGVQATQGLLFILISENTFTPMYAVLAVFPETFPLFMRETKNGLYHPSQYYVANVAAMLPGLVLEPLVFVLIAYWLAALRPTLHAFLVTAAAATLVMNVSTACGCFFSAAFNSLPLAMAYLVPFDYILMITSGVFIHLNTMPAATRWLPYISWMMYANEAMSIAQWEGVSNITCPAVDDKLPCLRTGGEVLEHYSFSETHLAPNLWAMVLLYFGFHLLGYLFLWRKTKR; this is translated from the exons ATGACCAAGCAATCGGCAATCAAACTGCTCAACATGGTGGCGAACGGACGCAAGCGACACTCGTCGATCaacgagcagcagctggtGCCGCTCGAACCGCCACCGGGCAGCTGCCTGTCGTcgccgacgccgccgccgccgccgcccgctgGCTCCGGCACCGGCCGCTGCTATCAGTCGTCCCTGCGCAGCTACAGCAAGTGGTCGCCGACCGAGCAGGGCGCGACGCTCGTCTGGCGCGATCTGTGCGTGTACGCGACGGCCGGACCGGCCAAGGGCGGCGGCTGCGGGGGCGGGGGCGGTCCGCCCGGCTGCCACCGGCCCACGATCAAGCGCATCATCAACAACGTGAGCGGTGCGGTCACACCCGGGACACTGATCGCGCTGATGGGCTCGAGCGGTGCCGGCAAGAGTACGCTCATGTCGGCCCTCGCCTACCGTACACCCC CCGGAACCGTCGTCCAGGGGGACATCCTGGTGAACGGGCAGCCGGTCGGGCCGTACATGTACCGGCTGAGCGGGTTCGTGCACCAGGACGACCTGTTCGTCGGCTCGCTGACCGTGCACGAGCACATGTACTTCATGGCGAAGCTGCGGCTGGACCGGCGCGTCGGCCACCGGGCGATCGACCAGACGATACGGGACCTGCTCGAGCGGGTCGGGCTGGCCCGGTGCGCCGGCACCCGCATCGGCGAGGCCGGCGACGGCAAGATGCTGTCCGGGGGTGAGAAGAAGCGGCTCGCGTTCGCGACCGAGCTGCTGACCAAGCCGACGCTGCTGTTCTGCGACGAGCCGACGACCGGCCTGGACTCGTACGGTGCGCAGGCGCTGGTGTCgacgctgcagcagctggcccgccgcggcaccgccatcatctGCACGATCCACCAGCCGTCCTCGCAGCTGTTCTCGATGTTCGACCAGGTGATGCTGCTGGCGGAGGGCCGGGTCGCGTACGCCGGCCGGCCGCACGAGGCGCTCGCCTTCTTCGCCCGGCACGGGCACGCCTGCCCGCCCAGCTACAACCCGGCCGAGTATCTGATCGGGGCGCTCGCGACCGCCCCGGGGTACGAGCAGGCGTCCCAGCGGGCCGCCCACCGCCTGTGCGATCTGTTCGCGGTGAGCGAGGCGGCCGGCCAGCGCGACGTCCTCATCAACCTGGAGGTGCACATGGCGGAGAGCGGCGACTATCGCGTGACCGACGAGGTGCAGCATCTGGCCGGCCGGCCCCACTGGCTGCACACGACCGCCTGGCTGACGTACCGGGCGCTGCTGACGGTGGTGCGCGACCCGACCGTGCAGTATCTGCGCCTGCTGCAGAAGATT GCGATCGCACTGATGGCCGGGCTCTGCTTTACCGGTGCGATCGAGCCGACCCAGCTCGGGGTGCAGGCGACGCAGGGCCTCCTGTTCATCCTCATCTCGGAGAACACGTTCACGCCGATGTACGCGGTGCTGGCCGTCTTTCCCGAAACCTTTCCGCTCTTTATGCGCGAAACGAAGAACGGCCTGTACCACCCCTCCCAGTATTACGTCGCGAACGTGGCCGCGATGCTGCCCGGGCTCGTGCTGGAGCCGCTCGTGTTCGTGCTGATCGCGTACTGGCTCGCGGCACTGCGCCCCACGCTCCACGCGTTCCTGGTGACGGCGGCCGCCGCCACGCTCGTGATGAACGTGTCGACCGCGTGCGGTTGCTTCTTCTCGGCCGCGTTCAACTCGCTGCCGCTCGCGATGGCCTACCTGGTGCCGTTCGACTACATCCTCATGATCACGTCCGGCGTGTTTATCCACCTGAACACGATGCCGGCCGCGACCCGCTGGCTGCCGTACATCTCCTGGATGATGTACGCGAACGAGGCGATGTCGATCGCCCAGTGGGAAGGTGTCAGCAATATCA CCTGCCCCGCCGTTGACGACAAGCTGCCCTGCCTGCGGACCGGCGGCGAGGTGCTGGAGCACTACAGCTTCAGCGAAACGCACCTGGCACCGAACCTGTGGGCGATGGTGTTGCTCTACTTCGGCTTCCACCTGCTCGGCTACCTGTTTCTGTGGCGCAAAACCAAGCGCTAG
- the LOC1271734 gene encoding zinc finger protein 567, translated as MAPCSTTDHQHQATGQQSEQAMEGAVILDGSAQPPLSALLPVQCAGNRSHRYKCDHCEQTFKRRDEHDRHRYTHTGVHAYPCLEPDCGKAYSNRSHLLRHVRACHLESAGTARPEVDCSHPNCAMKFTSRQAMKRHYQTKHVLGKPYACDACGERFWRKLQLKLHKVRHTGEYPHRCEHCGQGFVNARTMRSHRCRQNAHRCPDCAREFLRWSELVVHRRLEHPTQYRCDQCDKQFSTKRNLNLHGRVHRKQQEAAAGKDGEDGEQQQQQQQQVEVLVYECPYPGCPRFYEHERNLHAHVRSKHESRKREELACPVADCGKVLATKQKLEQHRRLHLRASKARARASARKGRPQAGSSRAAAGTTATVVSEAAEPAVPAGEPSRPADVTTDSEVEGAGHMLEDLLDKHVQHLCSQLDTLRSNLAPM; from the exons ATGGCTCCCTGCTCGACCACCGATCATCAGCACCAAGCAACCGGCCAGCAATCAGAGCAGGCGATGGAGGGTGCCGTCATCTTGGACGGCAGCGCCCAGCCGCCATTGAGCGCGCTTCTGCCGGTTCAATGTGCCGGCAACCGCAGCCATCGCTACAAGTGCGACCACTGCGAGCAAACGTTCAAGCGACGCGACGAGCACGATCGGCACCGCTACACGCACACCGGAGTG CACGCCTACCCCTGCCTGGAGCCGGACTGCGGCAAAGCCTACTCGAACCGGTCCCATCTGCTGCGGCACGTGCGGGCCTGCCATCTGGAGAGTGCCGGTACCGCCCGGCCCGAGGTCGACTGCAGCCATCCGAACTGTGCGATGAAGTTCACCAGCCGGCAGGCGATGAAGCGCCACTACCAGACGAAGCACGTGCTGGGCAAACCGTACGCGTGCGACGCGTGCGGCGAGCGGTTCTGGCGCAAGCTGCAGCTGAAGCTGCACAAGGTGCGCCACACCGGCGAGTATCCGCACCGGTGCGAGCACTGCGGCCAGGGGTTCGTGAACGCGCGCACGATGCGGAGCCACCGGTGCCGGCAGAACGCGCACCGCTGCCCGGACTGTGCGCGCGAGTTCCTGCGCTGGTCCGAGCTGGTGGTGCACCGGCGGCTCGAGCATCCGACCCAGTACCGGTGCGACCAGTGCGACAAGCAGTTCAGCACGAAGCGCAACCTGAACCTGCACGGCCGGGTCCATCGCAAGCAGCAGGAGGCTGCCGCCGGCAAGGACGGGGAGGacggcgagcagcagcagcagcagcagcagcaggtggaGGTGCTGGTGTACGAGTGCCCGTACCCGGGCTGTCCCCGGTTTTACGAGCACGAGCGCAACCTGCACGCGCACGTCCGCTCGAAGCACGAGAGCCGCAAGCGGGAGGAGCTCGCCTGCCCGGTCGCCGACTGTGGCAAGGTGCTGGCGACCAAGCAGAAGCTGGAGCAGCACCGCCGGCTGCATCTGCGCGCGTCCAAAGCCCGGGCGAGGGCGTCTGCCCGCAAGGGACGGCCGCAAGCGGGCAGTAGCCGGGCCGCAGCAGGGACGACGGCGACGGTCGTGAGCGAGGCGGCAGAGCCGGCAGTGCCGGCCGGCGAGCCGTCCCGCCCGGCCGACGTGACCACCGACTCGGAGGTGGAGGGTGCCGGCCACATGCTCGAGGATTTGCTCGACAAGCACGTGCAGCACCTGTGCAGCCAGCTCGACACGCTCCGGTCGAATTTGGCCCCGATGTAA